A region of Desulfobacterales bacterium DNA encodes the following proteins:
- a CDS encoding TetR/AcrR family transcriptional regulator, giving the protein MKISSNNNKDVLTDIKKRILEESIRLFASKGFDGTSIQQIADAVGIKKPSLIYHFNSKDELRQQVYEYLLGHWKEELPKLLSSASNEYDRFSSVVRALVEYFLENSNRSRLAIREMLDRPEYFKSLVKQHLSPWVKLVTDYIQLGKKLGLVKKDVDPEAYIVNVIMMAIGTVSVGNVISSIFEKENTDYIGPLTNELERIARYSLLQNPFPNQKMEDKNEY; this is encoded by the coding sequence ATGAAAATATCATCTAATAACAATAAAGACGTATTAACTGACATCAAAAAACGTATTTTAGAAGAATCAATACGTCTTTTTGCATCAAAAGGTTTTGATGGCACGTCTATTCAACAAATAGCCGATGCTGTTGGAATTAAAAAACCTTCATTAATTTATCATTTTAATTCAAAAGATGAACTGCGCCAACAAGTATATGAGTATCTTTTAGGACATTGGAAAGAGGAACTCCCCAAATTGCTTTCATCAGCATCAAATGAATATGACAGGTTTTCTTCAGTAGTTAGAGCTCTTGTGGAGTATTTTCTTGAAAATTCCAACAGAAGTCGTCTTGCCATACGAGAAATGCTTGACCGGCCAGAATATTTCAAAAGCCTTGTCAAACAGCATCTTAGCCCTTGGGTTAAACTTGTTACAGATTATATTCAGCTTGGAAAAAAACTTGGATTAGTTAAAAAAGATGTGGATCCTGAAGCCTATATTGTCAATGTCATCATGATGGCAATCGGGACAGTATCAGTAGGTAATGTTATATCGTCAATATTTGAAAAAGAAAATACAGATTATATTGGGCCTTTAACAAACGAGCTTGAGCGTATAGCTCGATATAGTTTATTACAAAATCCTTTTCCGAACCAAAAAATGGAGGATAAAAATGAGTACTAA
- a CDS encoding acyl-CoA dehydrogenase family protein, giving the protein MSTNFYKDNQDLKFYIEKGIDWKPLVELTEYDFKKKDGFKNIDEALKFYKGVLDSIGEFAAKEVDPYTKEIDKEHPFLENGEVKFPPVLRNIFNKIKKLELYGMALPLELGGMNCPFMVFMMSNELFARADVSVTAHYGFHGGMAMAMLFFSIIEETTHFDAEKLQIKDTRFSDFISEIIDGKAWGCMDITEPDAGSDMAALNTKAHQDENGNWYINGQKIFITSGHAKYHFVIARTEEKVDDDSFAGLKGLSMFLVPAWKTEQGKRITLAVFDGVEDKLGHHGSATVSINFKDSPGYLIGKRGDGFKLMLQIMNNARIGVGFEALGICESAWRMAKDYASKRHSMGKTIDKHEMIADYLDEMYTDIQGIRALAVNAAYHEEMAQKLNLKLKFLPPNNKDEYKSIEDQFKSHQARARSITPLLKYLGAEKAVEISKRAIQIHGGYGYTTEYGVEKLLRDAMVLPIYEGTSQIQSLMAMKDNLTGIIKDPKGFFAKNAQAYWISKFGSSVMEKRVAKLQVISYKILKFLIYNLVGKKISELRTQPFDKWNSFFKSWDPKKDFALAMLHAERLTRVLCDVAVCELLLEQVQKNPERSDVLDRYLERAECRCSYLYSEITKTGQRLLKNLSKKR; this is encoded by the coding sequence ATGAGTACTAATTTTTACAAAGACAACCAAGATTTAAAATTTTATATTGAAAAAGGGATTGATTGGAAACCCCTTGTGGAATTAACAGAATATGATTTTAAAAAGAAAGACGGATTTAAAAATATTGATGAAGCCTTAAAATTCTATAAAGGCGTGCTTGATTCAATCGGAGAATTTGCTGCAAAAGAAGTTGATCCCTATACAAAAGAAATTGATAAGGAGCATCCTTTTCTTGAAAATGGTGAAGTAAAATTTCCGCCGGTTTTACGAAATATTTTCAATAAAATAAAAAAGCTTGAGCTTTATGGTATGGCGCTTCCCCTTGAATTAGGAGGCATGAATTGTCCTTTTATGGTGTTTATGATGTCAAATGAGCTTTTTGCACGAGCTGATGTTTCAGTTACAGCTCATTACGGGTTTCATGGGGGCATGGCTATGGCTATGTTGTTCTTTTCGATCATTGAAGAAACAACTCATTTTGACGCTGAAAAGCTTCAAATAAAAGATACCCGTTTTTCAGATTTTATTTCAGAAATAATTGACGGAAAAGCATGGGGCTGTATGGATATAACCGAGCCTGATGCTGGTAGTGATATGGCTGCATTAAATACAAAAGCCCATCAAGATGAAAACGGTAATTGGTATATAAACGGTCAAAAAATTTTCATAACTTCAGGTCATGCAAAATATCATTTTGTTATTGCCAGGACTGAAGAAAAAGTTGACGATGATTCTTTTGCAGGTCTTAAAGGTTTATCAATGTTTCTTGTTCCAGCTTGGAAAACAGAACAAGGAAAACGTATTACCCTTGCTGTATTTGACGGTGTAGAAGATAAACTTGGTCATCATGGTTCTGCAACTGTATCCATAAATTTTAAAGATAGTCCGGGTTATTTAATTGGCAAAAGAGGCGACGGATTTAAGTTAATGCTTCAAATAATGAACAATGCACGTATAGGTGTTGGTTTTGAAGCTCTCGGCATTTGTGAATCAGCATGGAGAATGGCTAAAGACTATGCTTCAAAAAGACATAGCATGGGAAAAACTATTGATAAACATGAAATGATAGCCGATTATTTAGATGAAATGTATACAGATATTCAAGGAATTAGAGCTTTAGCAGTTAATGCGGCTTACCATGAAGAGATGGCTCAAAAATTAAATTTAAAATTAAAGTTTCTTCCTCCAAACAATAAAGATGAATATAAATCAATAGAAGATCAATTTAAATCTCATCAAGCGCGTGCTCGATCTATAACACCTCTTTTAAAGTATTTAGGCGCAGAAAAAGCTGTTGAAATCTCAAAGAGAGCCATTCAAATACATGGAGGATATGGCTATACAACCGAATATGGCGTGGAAAAATTATTACGAGATGCAATGGTATTGCCTATTTACGAAGGAACAAGTCAGATTCAGTCATTAATGGCGATGAAAGATAATCTTACAGGCATTATAAAAGATCCAAAAGGCTTTTTTGCAAAAAATGCTCAAGCTTATTGGATAAGCAAGTTTGGAAGTTCTGTAATGGAAAAGCGTGTAGCAAAATTGCAGGTTATTTCCTATAAAATTTTGAAGTTCTTGATTTATAATCTTGTCGGTAAGAAAATTTCTGAACTTAGGACTCAGCCTTTTGATAAATGGAATTCCTTTTTTAAATCATGGGATCCAAAAAAAGATTTTGCGTTAGCTATGCTTCATGCTGAAAGATTAACGAGAGTTCTTTGTGATGTAGCGGTTTGTGAATTATTATTAGAACAAGTTCAAAAGAATCCTGAACGAAGTGATGTGCTTGATCGTTATCTTGAAAGAGCTGAGTGCCGTTGTTCTTATCTTTATTCAGAAATAACTAAGACAGGACAGCGTTTACTTAAAAATTTATCAAAAAAAAGATAA